From Bacillus rossius redtenbacheri isolate Brsri chromosome 16, Brsri_v3, whole genome shotgun sequence, a single genomic window includes:
- the LOC134539999 gene encoding ribosomal protein S6 kinase beta-2-like produces the protein MEQSAFFVVDHAAGGDLTAVLEDLGFLPEAQARLVLAQLFTALDTLHSLGVIHRDVKADNVLVDGEGHVVLADYGLCSEPVEEGCLVRRTFCGTVEYMAPEVLQRTPPGYTAAVDFWGAGVLGFELLTGILPFDPKNKGDRRKTMHKIINKEPQYPPRLSPEVADLQDAPPAPRRAGG, from the coding sequence ATGGAGCAGTCGGCCTTCTTCGTGGTCGACCACGCGGCGGGAGGCGACCTCACCGCCGTGCTGGAGGACCTGGGGTTCCTGCCGGAGGCCCAGGCCCGCCTGGTGCTAGCCCAGCTCTTCACGGCCCTGGACACCCTCCACTCACTCGGCGTGATCCACCGCGACGTGAAGGCCGACAACGTGCTGGTGGACGGCGAGGGCCACGTGGTGCTGGCCGACTACGGGCTGTGCTCAGAGCCGGTGGAGGAAGGCTGCCTCGTCCGCCGCACCTTCTGCGGCACGGTGGAATacatggcgcccgaggtgctccagaggactccgcccggctacactgCCGCCGTGGACTTCTGGGGCGCGGGCGTGCTGGGCTTCGAGCTGCTGACGGGGATCCTGCCCTTCGACCCCAAGAACAAGGGCGACAGGAGGAAGACGATGCACAAGATCATCAACAAGGAGCCGCAGTACCCACCGCGCCTGTCGCCCGAGGTGGCGGACTTGCAAGACGCCCCACCAGCGCCTCGGAGGGCCGGCGGCTGA